The following proteins come from a genomic window of Malus domestica chromosome 02, GDT2T_hap1:
- the LOC103403468 gene encoding probable disease resistance protein At5g66900 gives MSVASVGMGALRMAFQKLFDAVKSVQEETTVFEHLLGDIKSTLDSLQPLIKDIEKYNSKEGLEYIAIQMEEGANLVQKCSKVGVWRKYKYTNKLHQLDKSLRRVFDLLKVQSIMDARETLVSLRNIEMALSGIEENMVIKINHPEKVECLSAVPEPPCITVGLDLPLKELKMKLLKDEKVSMLVLTAAGGCGKTTLAKMFCQDQEVKDTFKNNIFFVNVSKNPNLDLIVHELYQRKGSELPAFQNEFMAVKWLQNFLKESRHNPLLFVLDDVWSGSESLLDRFDQFKFSNYKILVTSRFAFSRFGSPYHLALLNDEDAMTLFHHSASLEDKSSYTSEDLSRKIIKCCKGCPLAIALVGRSLRSQPIEIWQKRVLEWCKGSSILDSDKDLLACLQSSLDALDKEKTIIKECFLDLGSFPEDQRIAAAVLIDMWAELYGLDKEILTIANLHELTTRSLANLVVTRHEREADGYYTEHFVTQHEMLRELAIHQASQDPIDQRKRLVINICGDNLPKWLTEQKYQAFKARLLSISTDGAFSAKWPNMQVPEAEVLVLNFQTNNYALPEFVVNMDKLKVLIITNYGLSPAEVDNFELLGSLSNLKRIRLERISIPSISKVLKQLKSLQKMSLFLCDISQGFVQILDALPNLVELNIDYCHDLVELPANLGDLIHLTKLSITNCHKLSTLPEDIGKLVNLEVLRLRSCADLLELPRSIRNLNNVKLFDISDCFSIKELPEDIGAMRSLEKINVSQCSGLKELPASVLDLEQLNQVICDEETETLWEPFLPYLTDIHIKVIKEVMNLNWLNKLPGGHGL, from the exons ATGTCTGTGGCTTCTGTCGGAATGGGTGCTCTGAGAATGGCATTTCAAAAACTGTTTGATGCTGTAAAATCAGTGCAGGAGGAGACCACAGTGTTCGAGCACCTCCTTGGAGACATCAAATCCACTCTGGACTCTCTACAGCCACTCATCAAAGACATCGAAAAATATAACTCGAAAGAGGGACTGGAATATATTGCAATACAAATGGAGGAGGGAGCAAATCTTGTTCAAAAGTGCAGCAAAGTTGGCGTGTGGAGAAAATACAAATACACCAACAAGCTTCATCAACTGGACAAATCTCTTCGAAGAGTGTTTGATCTACTCAAAGTGCAGAGCATAATGGATGCGAGGGAGACATTGGTTTCTTTGAGGAATATCGAGATGGCGCTCTCTGGAATAGAAGAGAATATGGTGATCAAAATTAATCACCCTGAAAAGGTTGAATGTTTGTCTGCTGTGCCTGAACCACCATGCATTACAGTCGGGTTGGATTTGCCGTTGAAGGAGTTGAAGATGAAGCTTCTCAAGGATGAAAAGGTGTCGATGCTTGTGCTGACTGCTGCTGGAGGATGTGGGAAAACCACCTTAGCTAAAATGTTTTgtcaagatcaagaagtcaaag ATACATTCAAGAACAACATCTTCTTTGTCAATGTCTCGAAAAATCCCAACTTGGACCTTATTGTACATGAACTATATCAACGGAAGGGGTCCGAGCTGCCTGCTTTCCAAAACGAATTCATGGCAGTTAAATGGTTGCAAAATTTTTTGAAGGAATCAAGACACAACCCTCTGTTGTTTGTCCTGGATGATGTTTGGTCAGGATCAGAGTCCCTTCTTGATAGGTTTGATCAATTCAAGTTTTCAAATTACAAGATTTTGGTCACATCAAGATTTGCATTTTCGAGATTTGGTTCTCCATACCATTTGGCATTATTGAATGATGAGGATGCAATGACTCTTTTTCACCATTCAGCATCCTTGGAGGATAAAAGCTCTTATACTTCCGAAGATCTTTCGAGAAAG ATTATCAAGTGCTGTAAGGGATGCCCACTTGCCATTGCATTGGTCGGGAGGTCACTTCGCAGCCAGCCTATAGAAATCTGGCAGAAAAGAGTGCTGGAATGGTGCAAAGGTTCATCTATTCTTGATTCTGACAAGGATCTGCTTGCTTGCCTCCAAAGCAGCTTAGATGCCTTGGATAAAGAAAAGACAATCATCAAGGAATGTTTCCTCGATCTAGGTTCATTTCCCGAGGACCAAAGAATTGCTGCTGCCGTCCTCATTGACATGTGGGCGGAGTTATATGGTCTAGATAAAGAAATTCTGACCATTGCCAACCTTCACGAACTCACCACTCGAAGTTTGGCAAATCTTGTTGTCACAAG GCATGAGAGGGAGGCGGACGGCTATTACACTGAACACTTTGTCACCCAGCATGAGATGCTTAGAGAATTGGCGATCCATCAGGCAAGTCAAGACCCAATAGACCAGAGGAAAAGACTAGTTATAAACATATGTGGGGATAATCTTCCCAAGTGGTTGACGGAACAAAAGTATCAAGCTTTCAAGGCTCGACTATTATCTATCTCCACAG ATGGAGCCTTCTCAGCAAAATGGCCAAACATGCAAGTACCCGAAGCAGAGGTTCTAGTTCTGAATTTTCAAACAAACAACTATGCCTTACCTGAGTTTGTGGTGAATATGGATAAACTAAAGGTTCTAATAATCACAAATTACGGTTTGTCACCTGCTGAAGTAGATAATTTTGAACTACTTGGCTCGTTATCAAATCTTAAGAGAATTAGATTAGAACGCATTTCAATTCCCTCCATAAGCAAGGTCCTCAAACAGTTGAAAAGTTTGCAAAAGATGTCTCTTTTCTTGTGCGATATCAGTCAAGGTTTCGTCCAAATTTTAGATGCACTGCCAAATCTAGTGGAATTGAACATAGATTATTGCCACGACCTGGTGGAACTTCCTGCCAACCTTGGTGACCTTATTCACCTTACAAAGCTTAGCATCACCAACTGTCATAAGCTATCCACGTTGCCTGAGGACATCGGAAAGTTAGTCAATTTAGAAGTGTTGAGGCTTAGGTCATGTGCAGACTTGTTAGAGTTGCCACGCTCGATTAGGAACCTTAATAATGTAAAACTTTTCGACATATCTGATTGCTTTAGCATAAAGGAGTTGCCCGAGGATATTGGTGCAATGCGCAGTTTGGAAAAGATCAACGTTAGCCAGTGCTCAGGATTGAAAGAGCTGCCTGCTTCTGTTTTGGATCTTGAGCAGTTGAATCAAGTGATATGCGACGAGGAGACGGAAACTTTATGGGAACCGTTCTTACCATATTTGACAGACATACACATAAAGGTGATCAAAGAAGTTATGAACCTAAATTGGCTCAACAAGCTTCCTGGAGGCCATGGTCTTTGA
- the LOC103402785 gene encoding serine/threonine-protein kinase SRK2I (The RefSeq protein has 1 substitution compared to this genomic sequence) yields the protein MDRQSMTVGPAMDMPIMHDSDRYDFVRDIGSGNFGVARLMTDKQTKELVAVKYIERGSKIDENVKREIINHRSLRHPNIIRFKEVILTPTHLAIVMEYAAGGEMFERISNAGRFSEDEARFFFQQLISGVSYCHAMQVCHRDLKLENTLLDGSPAPRLKICDFGYSKSSVLHSQPKSTVGTPAYIAPEVLLRQEYDGKIADVWSCGVTLYVMLMGAYPFEDPAEPKDFRKTIQRILSVQYSIPDTVQISHECLELISRIFVPDPSARITIPEIKNHPWFLKNLPADLMDEGNQFEEPDQPMQSLDAIMQIIAEATIPAAGTLGLSPYMTDNLDMDDDMDDLDSESELDVDSSGEIVYAI from the exons ATGGATCGGCAGTCGATGACGGTCGGGCCGGCCATGGACATGCCGATCATGCACGACAGCGACCGGTACGATTTCGTCCGAGATATCGGGTCAGGAAACTTCGGGGTCGCCAGGCTGATGACGGACAAGCAGACCAAAGAGCTCGTCGCCGTCAAGTACATCGAGCGCGGCAGCAAG ATTGATGAAAATGTTAAAAGAGAGATAATAAATCACAGGTCTCTGAGGCACCCGAACATCATTAGATTCAAGGAG GTCATTCTGACTCCTACCCATCTGGCCATTGTTATGGAATATGCTGCCGGAGGAGAAATGTTTGAGCGAATAAGCAATGCAGGGCGGTTCAGTGAGGATGAG GCCCGCTTCTTTTTTCAACAACTTATATCTGGAGTCAGCTATTGCCATGCCATG CAAGTATGTCACCGAGACTTGAAGTTGGAAAACACTTTGTTGGATGGCAGTCCAGCTCCTCGTTTGAAAATATGTGATTTTGGGTACTCAAAG TCTTCAGTGCTTCATTCACAACCAAAATCTACTGTGGGAACTCCTGCATACATCGCTCCAGAAGTATTACTGAGGCAAGAATACGACGGAAAG ATTGCAGATGTATGGTCATGTGGGGTAACCTTATATGTGATGCTTATGGGAGCATATCCTTTCGAGGATCCTGATGAACCGAAAGATTTCCGGAAGACCATACAA AGGATACTCAGCGTCCAATATTCCATTCCAGATACTGTTCAAATATCTCATGAATGTCTAGAGCTGATATCAAGAATTTTTGTCCCAGATCCTTCTGCG AGAATTACCATTCCTGAGATAAAGAACCATCCGTGGTTCTTGAAGAATCTCCCTGCTGATCTGATGGACGAGGGCAACCAGTTCGAAGAGCCTGATCAACCCATGCAAAGCCTTGACGCAATCATGCAAATCATTGCCGAGGCCACTATACCAGCAGCTGGAACCCTTGGTCTGAGCCCTTACATGACGGACAACCTGGACATGGACGATGATATGGACGACTTAGACTCAGAGTCTGAACTTGATGTTGATAGCAGCGGGGAAATAGTCTACGCAATTTAA